The DNA sequence CATCAACAACAAACACAGCACGTGCTAATAAACCTAACTCTTTAATATACGTTCCGAATTTCGCTCCAAAATCATGATCTTTATAGTCCGATAAGGTTTGAACATTTTCTATCCCTGCTGCTCCACACCAACGTGCCTGAGCAAATGGTAAGTCCATTGAAATGGTATAAACCTTTACCCCTTCTAAATTTGCTGCTTCTTGATTAAAACGACGAACTTCTGTATCACAAACATCTGTATCAATGGAAGGAACACTAACATAAACTTTTTTCCCTGTGAATAAATCCGATGAAATAGGTTTTAAATGATTATCGATAGCCGTGAAAGTTGGGGCTGGATTTCCAGCTTTAATCACAGTTCCTTCTAATGTCACAGGATTGCCTTTAAAAGTTACTTGCATAATAAATCTCCTTTATTTTTCATTAATATTTAAAATAATGACCTTTTCTCGTGTCATGGATTCAATACTGCGGCGAACCCCTTGAATTCCAAGCCCTGATTTTTTAATCCCGATGAATGGTAAATGATCAGGCCCACGCTCCGTACGACCATTAATTTGAATTGAACCCGTCTCAAGTTTTCGTGCAATCGTTAAAGCTTTATCAAGATTTTGTGTAAATACACTAGCTTGTAATCCATATTCAGAGGCATTCGCAATTTCAATCGCTTCTTCTTGAGAGTCCACTCGAATAATTGGTAAGACTGGACCGAAAGGTTCTTCCCATGCAATGCGCATCTCTTTCGTCACATGATCGAGTAATGTTGGATAGATTAAATTTTCTTCTCGTTTATTTCCTAGTACTAAGGTTGCTCCTTTTTCTAGTGCATCATCAATGAGCCCTTGTACAAAGTCGGCAGATTGTTCATCAATTAATGGCACAATCGTGGCGTTATCTTCAGGTGAGCCAACGGATAACTTTTCGACTTCTGATTGAATAAGCGATACTAATTCATCTGCTACCGAACGGTGAACTAACACACGTTTAATCGCTGTACAGCGCTGACCTGAATACGAGTAGGCTCCTGAAACAATTTGTTTGGCAGCAAGTTCTAAATTAGCATCTTCACAAATGATGGCCGGATCTTTTCCACCGAGCTCCATGACAAGCGGAATCATCTTCGCTTTTTGTGCGATACGTTCTCCTGTACTCGTTCCTCCTGTAAAGGTTACTAAAGCAATATCATCATGTTCAATGAGATAATCTCCAATCACAGAGCCTTTTCCTGTTACTAAATTTAAAACACCCGCAGGAAGATTTGTTTTCGCTAAAGCCTCAATCATTTTTGTTCCACTAATAGAACCTTGTGTTGCCGGTTTAAAAATGACTGTATTCCCTGTAATAAGCGCCGGTGCTAATTTGGCGGCAGCAAGATTCACAGGATAGTTAAAAGGCGAAATCGCAAGAACAACTCCGAGTGGAACACGCTCAATGACAGCAAGTTTGGAACGACTGCCACCAGGGAAATGTTCACCATTTAAACTTTCTCCACTTAAGTGAATCGCCTCTTCCACTGTATAATGAATTAAATCGGCTGTTCTTTCTACCTCTTTAATCGCATCTTGATAAGCTTTCCCAACTTCTTTCATCATGATGGTTGCCAATTCTTCTTTCATTTTCAATAACTCATCTGCCCACGCATGTAAATAATGAGCTCGATCATAAATACTCATTAAGCTCCAATCAGGTTGAGCTGCTTTAGCACTCTGAATACATTGATTTACTTCATCCTGCGTTAAAGCTTGTACTGAACCAATGGATGTTTTTAAGTAAGGGGATACAATAGCAATGGTTTCACCGGACTCACTGCTTTTCCACTGACCTTGACTGTAATATTGATAAACTGTCTGCACCGTTTTACTCACCTTCCTTATCTTTAGTAGATATCGACCGATATCTCTTCTTTAGTGTTTCTAAATTATCTATTATTATTTCCCTTCTTAATAGGTACTGTTTCCCAGCTTTTGTATAGATTAATAAGAGATAGACTATTATGAGTTTGGAGGAGGAGCAACATGATGAGTAAAAAACATCTCGGCCAGTTATTTTATGAGCTTTTTTGGATTTTTTTCATCGGATGTTTTTTAGGTGTTGTAATCGAAAGTATATGGTGTGTCTTAACTCGTGGTTATTATGAAAGTCGTAGCGGACTCATTTATGGACCCTTTAATCTCATCTATGGGTTTGGGGCTTTACTTATGACGATTGGCTTAAATCCTTTACAGCATAAAAAAGATAAGACTATTTTTTTCTTTGGGTTTATGATTGGTACCGTATTTGAATATATTTGTAGCTATTTTCAAGAGCTATGGTTTGGAACTGTATCCTGGGATTATAGTCATTTTCTATTTAATCTTAATGGACGAGTCAATTTACTCTATTCTTGCTTTTGGGGACTATTATCTCTCGCTTGGATGAAATGGATGTATCCTTATCTCCTCATAGAAATTAGAAAAATTCCAAAGAAAATTGGTCATCTACTCGCTATATTTCTTCTTATATTTATTATTTTTGACAGTGCTATATCAGCCCTTGCCCTTGAACGGCAGGCCGAACGTCGTCATGATGTTCCAGCAACGACTCAACTCGACACCTTCCTTGATTATCATTACCCTGATGAACGTTTACTAAAAATTTATCCAAATATGATCATCACGAGTGAGTAAAATTTCACAAAAATGTCCATTATGAAGTAACACGATTTTAGGGGGTGTTAATAATGAAAAAAGCGTATCTTTACTTACTAATTGGCACAATCTTAATGTTTTTTTCACTGGGAATTATAGCTCTCGATCTTATTATTCATATAGCAGGATATGGGCTAATGATTTTAGGGATGCTTTTAATTCTTCAACAACGTGAATCTCCATCATTATTGATTGCCAGCCAGTTAACCATTGGACTTTTAATTTTCGAACTATTAAAAGTAGGAGTCGCACGTGCCATTATGTCAAATACACTATTATCTATTGGATTCATGACATTAATTCTCGTGACGCAATTATCAATTTTTTACCTTATCATTAAATCAGAAGGAGATGCTTCTGAATCGCTTGAAGTCCAAACTTATCAACAAGCTGAGCTTTTATTGAGTATTGGACTTCTCGGCCTATATTTTATTTCTTATTTCAGCACGCTTGCCTTTTCCTTATTTGCAATTCTTAATTTGTGTTTCTATTTTTTTATTGTGTATGTTTTTTATAAGCTTATCAACGCATATAGTTATTAATAAAAATACATGAAACATAAATTAAAAAGCTCGTCAGAAATCACTGTTCTGACGAGCTTTTTAATTTTCCCTTAATAAAAGAACAACGACGACAATCAAGATAAAGCAACAAATCCAAATCGCATAAATTTCTAGACATTTAATTAGAAGAGCTCCAATTAAGGCCCCTAGAGAAAATGAAAAGATAATAATGAAATAATTTAAACACTTTTTCTTTGCTTCTTCATCGCGCCGAATATAAAACAAAGTTAACTGTTCAGCTGCTGAGCGTAAATTCCCTGTACAAACAGTTGTTGCATAAGCAGCTCCCCTTAGTTTTCTAAAACTACTAATTTGCATGGCGCAAATAAATGAAATCGTAATATTAACAATCATGGCTGGAAAAGTAACAGGATAAAAGCCAATTAAAAATAATAAACCAATCTCAATGATTAGCACGTATTCATGCCACCGTTCATGTAATTTAACAAACTCTGTCACCACTACGCCACTAAAGAAAGCTATAATCGGAACGATATAATACAAAGCCTTCATCCATTGACCTTCTGAAATCTGTAGCATCAATAAAACCATATTTCCTGTTTGAGCATTCGCAAAAACTCCTCCACGGAGTAAATAAGTATTCACATCTAAAAATCCACCAACAAAAGCTAGTAATATTCCTACCCTTCTCGTCTCATGAATCTTTACCTTAGTCACACTTTGTAACAAAAAAATCCCCCCTCCTATTTAACCTATGATGATTACCTAATTTTTTACCCAAAAAGCGTTCATAATATTGCAATTAATTTACTTTAAGAATTTAAAAATCATCAATTTTTTCTATTTTTCACAGGGAATGAATACATTATAATAGGACAGATTTAAGGGGGAGCAGTATGTCATCAACAATCGTGATTTATAGTTCAAAATATGGAACAACAGAACTCTATGCTAACTGGATTGCAAAGGAATTAAAAGCTGATTTGAAAAAAATTTCTGAAGTTAAATCTTATGAACTAATCTACTATGATACAGTCATTTTCGGAGCACCACTTTATATAGGCAAACTTCATCAATATAATCAAATGCTAAACACTATGATGCTATACCCACCAAAATTATTTCTTATTTTTGCTGTTGGATTAAAAGATCCAAGTGAGGAATATATCCAAGTCATAAAAAAACAAAATAACATTGAAGATGATGAAGTTTTTTACTTTCCAGGGAAACTCGATTATCAACATCTAACGTTGTTAGATAAGTTTTTAATGCGAGGATTGAAGGCTCAAATTAAAAAACATCAATCACTCACGGATGAAGAACAACGAATTTTAAATAGTTTCAATCACCTAGTTGATGAAACAAATCGTCAATTTATCCTACCATTGATTCATTATGTTCAAAAAAATGCATTACTGTAATTTCCATTATCTGTGTTATAATAATAGAAACCAATGGGGGGATTAAATGAGAAGAGCCTATACGTATATTATTGTTGGTTTTTTCTTTATCTTTTTAAGTATTACAATCAATGAAATTGACTTACTTCATGATTCAATCGGTTACTTACTCATTGTACTTGGGGTTATAGAAGGAGAGAGACAGCGTCCCATTCAAGAATTTATCCAAGCCAAGTATTTAGGGATTGCGCTAGGAATTTATGCACTGATCCAACCTTTTCTATTTAGTAATCAATCTCTAAACAATTCTAGTGCATTAGTATGCTTAACACTCATTGCTTCTTTAGCTAGTATTTATATGTACTATTCATTATTAAAAGCTGAATATATCTGGCATCCATCAAAACAAACAAGACAATATGTTGACACTTATTTGGTTTTAGCCATTACTAGTTTTGCAGCTAATTGCCTAACGTATCTCATCCCAATCTTTGCTTTTATAGCCATCCTTATTGGAATCGCACAAAGTATTTATTTAATTTATGTCTTCCTCCGGCTACGTGCACAATATGAAGACTGAAAAAGCTCAGGAAAATCCATTCCTGAGCTTTTTCAGTTTTCATTGATAAGTCAATATTTTTATAAATCTAATAATTCTTCAACCATACCATTAGCAAAAAATCAAAACGTTATGCTTAATACTTAGCGTTTTCTCATTTAAACTATATACTTCTCAACGAGCGCATTAAATACTGCTTCTTCTTCAACAATATAACGTTCAAAATCAAGATTAGATTTCTCTACTGCTTGAGCTAACTCATATAAGAATTCAGGAATTTTCGTTGAAACCATCTCACCATAACTATGACCTAGTTGAGTCTTGTCAGCACCAAATTTTCCACCCACACTAAATGTGAAACACTCCGCTACAGCTCCATCAACTTTTTTCTTTTTACCTGTAAATCCAAGGGCGCCAATTTGATGCACTCCACATGAATTTTGACATCCAGAAAGATAAACTCGCGGTAATACATCCTGATTATAGTTCTTAAATTTAAAGTGTTGTAAAATTTGACGTAACGTTCCTTGACTATTACATAAACCAATTTGACAAGTTGGGGCCCCAATACAAGAAACACTTTGTTCAAGCTTTGTTTTTCCACTCATTGAATCCGTTATCTGTAATAACTGTTTAGCTTCTTCACCACTTAAGTTTCTAAAATATATTCCTTCTTCCATCGCTAAGCGGACGTCTACCCCTTCTACTGATTCAACGAATTCAATTAATTTTACAAAATCATTAAGTTCCAGCTGACCTCCAACTGGATGTAAATAAACACTGTATAACCCCGATTGCTTTTGAACAAATATACGTTTATCTTCTAGCGGTTGAGGTTGTGCTGTCTTATTAATTATTGTTTTTTGGAGGTTGATTAAATCTAAACCACCTTTAGCTTTAACCTCATCCACATGTTTTTGATAAGCTTCTAACGTGGCTTCTTCTCCTAATCGTTCAACAATATAACGAACACGTGCTTTATTACGATTTTCATAATCTCCTTCTGCCATAAACAGTTGAACCATTGCTTCCACATAGTATAATACTTCATTTGGTTTAATTAATGGTTCATATTTAATGGCAAGACGCGGATTTTGACCAAGCCCTCCACCTAAATAAACTTGGAAATATTCTTCACCGTTTTTTGTTACTGCTAAGAATCCTAGATCCTGTACGGTACAATGTGCTTCATCAGCATTACTACATGAAAAAGAAACTTTTAATTTTCGTGGTAACTTGTACTTATAAATATCTTTTAAGAAATAATCCCCTGTTGCTAAAGCATAAGGTGTCACATCAAACGCTTCATTAGGATCAACTCCTGATAAAGGTGAAATGGCAACATTTCGTGGAAAATTTCCACCTGCTCCACGTGTATACAAATCATGATCTAAAGCCTCTTTCATTAAATCACAGACCTCATCGATTGATAATCCATGTAATTGAATAGCCTGACGTGTTGTTAAATGAATCCGTTCAAGACCATATTTTTTCGCTAAATCACCTACAAGTTTCATATTTTCTAATGTTAAAACACCTGATGGAATACGTAAACGAATCATTAATTCTTTTTTATCACGATGCGCATACACTCCTAATCCACCAGAAACATGTTTAAATTTCATCATATTAATTTCACCATTTAAAAACTGATGACCCACTTGGCGAAAGTCTTCAATCTCGGAATATAAGACTTGCTTTAAATCCTGCATACTATTACTCCCCTTCTTATATTTTCTACTGTTTCAAGTATACCAAATAATTGAAAAAGAAATACAAAATATTAATGGATAAATTCCTATAAACTATGTTTTAAAGTTGAACTTCACCTGACTAAGGTCATCAGCATTCTCCCGCTTTTCATAACTTTATCATCGTAAAGCTTAGTTATTACATAATGTAAGTCATTAATTCTCCTAAATGTCTCTTTAGATTCTCACCTTCAATAGGCCATCTCTGACTGCTCTTCATGACTAGGGACAACTGACCTGGAGTTTTCGAAGGAGATATATCACTTACAGTTTTTAAAGATTTAAAAGTTTCCATGATAGAAATAACTATATCCACTATCTTAATTTCCTTCTTAATACAAAAACACTTTATACAAGATATGATTGAATCAGTAAAATAATTAGAAATTTTTACTAATAATTACTTTATTTAATCGCTTTCATCTGTTAAGATGAAAGTGTATTTTTTATATACGAGGGGGATTTAAAAAATGGAGGCAAACAAATTACGCATTGCTGATTTATTACATGGAGCTGATTACAATCCTGAACAATGGCTAGACCATCCAGATATTTTAGCGCGAGATATTGAATTAATGAAAGAGGCTCACTGTAATGTGGTGAGTATGGGGATGTTCTCTTGGTCAATGCTAGAACCAGAAGAAGGCAATTATCAATTTGAATGGCTAGAATCAGTGATTAATAATTTATACAATAATGGAATTTATACCTTCCTTTCAACACCAAGTGGGGCTCGTCCACACTGGTTAGCAAAAAAGTATCCTGAAGTCTTACGCGTAGAAAAAAATCGTGTCCGTAACTTATTCGGGCTTCGCCATAATCACTGCTACACGTCACCTGCTTATCGTGAAAAAGTGGCTCAGATTAATGGTGAATTAGCTAAACGTTTTGCCAATCATCCAGGAGTACTTCTTTGGCATCTTTCCAATGAATATGGAGGAGAGTGTCACTGTCCACTTTGTCAGGAAGCTTTCCGCAATTGGTTAAAACAAAAATATCAAACACTTGATGCTCTCAATGATGCCTGGTGGACAACTTTTTGGAGTCACCGTTATACGTCTTGGGATCAAATCGAAAGTCCCGCTCCGCACGGAGAAATGATGTTACATGGATTAAACTTAGATTGGTACCGATTTGTCAGCCACCAAACACTTGATTTCGTGAAATGGGAAAAAGATAGTGTTAAATCATATAACCCAGAACTACCAGTCACCATTAACATGATGTACTACTTCTATGGGATTAACTACTTTGACACGAAAGATTTAATCGATATTGTTTCTTGGGATTCTTACCCAGTTTGGCATAAAGCCGGAACTACTGATTTAGAAATTGGTTGTGATACAGCAATGATGCATGATATCATGCGTTCTATTAAAAATGAACCCTTCTTATTAATGGAAAGCACACCAAGTATGACAAACTGGCAAAACGTCGCTAAACTCAAAAAACCAGGGATGCATATGCTTTCTTCAATGCAGGCTGTCGCTCATGGATCAAATTCAGTTCAATACTTCCAATGGCGTAAAAGTCGTGGAGCTTCTGAAAAATTCCACGGTGCCGTTGTTGATCATTATGGAAAATCTGATACACGCGTTTTCCGTGAAGTGTCTGAACTGGGTCAACGCTTAGAAGGATTAACACCATTAACAAAAACATGTAATCAAGCACAAGTCGCTATCCTATTTGATTGGGAAAATCGTTGGGCCATTGATGACATGCAAGGACCTCGTAACATTGGGATGCATTATAAGGAAACCGTTCAACAGCATTACAAAGCCTTTTGGAAAATGGGGATTCCAACTGATTTTGTTGATATGAGCTGCGATATTTCAAAATACAAAGTATTAGTTGCTCCAATGATGTATTTACTTCGCAACGGATTTGAACAAAAAATAAAGGCATTCGTTGAAGCAGGTGGAACATTAATCACGACCTATTGGTCAGGAATCGTAAATGAAACAGATCTTTGCTACTTAGAAGGTACACCACATGGATTAATGGACGTCGTAGGCCTTCGCAGCGAAGAAATCGATGGGTTATTTGATGGAGAAACAAATAGCGCCTCTGCCACAACCTCTTCATGGTTAACTCAATCAGAGTCTTATACATGTTCTGAATTATGTGATCTCATCATCCCAAGTACAGCAAAAACATTAATGACTTATAATGAAGATTTCTATACTAATCAACCGGCTCTAACTGTTAATTCATTTGGACAAGGACAAGCTTACTATATCGCTACGAAATTTGAAGATAAATTCTACGATGATTTTTATGCTCAAGTACTAGAGGAACTTGGAATTAAACGTCCACTTGATACTGCATTACCAGAAGGTATCATTATAACTGATCGTGAAGGTTACTTGTTCATCCAAAACTTTAACCGTGAAGCAGTTATAATTCCAGCACTTCCAACAAGTTGTCATTTAATAGATGGAGATAAAGATATCCACCATGATTTCACCCTTAATCCATTTGAAGTTTTAATCGTTCATAACTAATATAAAAAGAGATAATCTCAAAATAATTAAAGGGCTTATTAGTCGATGAAAACTTTTAAGCCCTTTTTAAATACTAATCCTAATGAGTAATGAAATTCAGTTAGTTCTACTACCTAGTTCTCATTGATTATTGGCATCTGTCTTTATACAAAATAGCACAACTATTTTAAAACGAATTGGCTAATTCAAATAATGAAAGTTTTTATATCAGTTTATTTTAATAGAGAGCCTGTCAAGTTAAGTGTGTAAACTAATTTTTAAAAATTATAGATAGGGTGTTAAACGATCTGGGTATAAGATTAATAATTGATTTAATATTTGACTCCAATTTGAAAGTTGACGTCGCCACTTCTTAGTAACTTCCATTCCCTAGCAGCGGAGGATGGTTCACTTCGTTCTCTGCCAGGGGACCCATGGTTTGAAGTTAGATTAATTTCATCACCGATGTTTCATTTGGAAAAGCTCCTTTTCCTTTTAGAACTTTTCTTAATTGGCTATTGTAGCTTTCAATGGCGTTTGTCGTATAAATCATTTTTCGAATTTCTTTAGGAAAATTAAAGAGTTGATAAACTTCTTCGATGTTATTTTCCCACACTCTAACGGCTAAAGGTACCAGGGGACTCCATTTATTTTTAAAGGTCTCAAAGGCTTGTTCTGCTACTGATCGATTAATCGCTTGATAGATTTGTTTTAAATCATAACAGAATGATTTTCTATCTTGATAAGAAACAAATTTCGTTGATTGTCGGATTAAATGAACTAAACAACGTTGAACGAGGGCATGAGGAAAAACAGCTTGAATGGCCTGTTTAAAGCCACTTAAACCATCCACACAGGCAATACAAATATCTTGCACTCCACGAGCCTTTAATTCATCTAATAAACTCATCCAATAAGAGGCACTTTCTGCTTCTCCGATAGAGAGGCTTAAAACATCTTTGCGACCATCTAAAGACACACCTATGATACAGTAAACTGCTTTGTTTGAGGCACTCATTCCATCACGCACTTTGACATGAAGCGCATCTAAATAAATGATAGGATAAACAGGCTCTAAAGGCCGTTGTTGCCAATCTTGAATCAGTGGAATCACTTTATCAGTTACAGCAGAGATCGTTTCATGTGACGTTTCAAAGCCATAAATCTCTGCTAATGTTTTAGAAATATCACGCGTTGATAAACCTTTAGCATAAAGCGATAGAATCTTTTCTTCAATTCCGATGACATTGGTTTGACGTTTAGGCACGATTTGAGGTTCAAATGAACCTTGCCGATCTCTGGGAGTCTGAATCGTTGTTTCACCAAGACGCGTTTGAATGGTTTTAGATTGACGTCCATTTCGTGCATTTGAAGTTGATTTATTACGAAAATCATATCGGCTATATCCTAGATGTTGATCTAATTCAGCTTCTAATGCTTGTTCAATAAAGCCTCCAAACATGTCTAATAAAACAGCTTCAATATCACTAGCAGATTTAATGTTGTATTCATCTTGGAGGAGATTAAATAATTGGTTCATCGTAGCTTTTCTTGTCATAAATAATAAACTCCTTTGAAATAGTTAACTTATTATGGTAACTGTTCTAAGAGTTTACACACTTTATCTTACACCCTCTTAATAGAAAAAGTGTATCGTTTATTAATCATCAAAAATGAAACTTTCACTTTATGGAAAATCATTTTGATACAGGATGAATATAAAAAGTATCAAAACAGTGTGTCATTTATTAGGGGAAACTATTAAAGTAATCAGTGAATGCTCACTTATAGAACTAATAAAACTTCATGATTTCTTTTAATAAGTATTAAAAAGGGACTCTAAAGTCAAGAAAACTGAAAATATGGGATGATTAGCGAGCTTGCTCGCTATTTATGAGGAAATACAATTTCCCCACCCATTTAAGATGTTTTCGTAGACTAAAGAGTCCTTGATTTATTCTAATACTTATTTTTAATTCAAAGAGAGTCTCTCTATAACAAATTTTAGCTATTTACATATATTTTGAGACATCTCCCTTTAGCTCATTTCTATAGTAATTCAATATGATTCATATCAAGTTTGTATTTTACATCTTTACGTTCAACAATGACATTGATTTTTTCTTTTAATTGTTCATCTTCCATTAACTTTGTAATCAACTCTTTTGTTGGATTAATGGCAAATGGTGTTCCAACTGCATGAAACATTGTTAAATCGCCTGTTGTATCACCATAAGCATAACTTTTACTTAAATCAATATCGTATTTGGCTTGAAGCTCATTAATGGCTTTTTGTTTACTAACAGCATCCCACATCGGAATGACATTTCCATTGTAACATCCTTGCTCATCTGTTTCATAAATGGTTCCTCTGAAGTCATCCATTTTATATTTATTTGCCATTTTACTAACTAATTCAAGGGGTGAGCCTGAAATCGCAATGACAATATGACCTTGTTCTTTGTGCCATTTCATACGTTCACGTGAAAACGTGTAGATGCGATCTCCTTTTTGATTGATTACTTTTTGTGCAACATGATCAATGTGTTCTTTACTTACACCAAGAATAGCTTGTTTATAAGCATCCACCATCTTCAATAGATACTCATCATAGTCACCTTCACGACGATCCCATTTTAAATAAACAGGTTTCACTTCGTTATGCCAAACATCCTCTTCGATTAATTCATATTTAATAATTTTCTTGAATACTTCCGTAATAAGTCCTTCACGATAAATCGTACCATCAATATCAAAAAAGGCTGCAATCTTAGACATGTTACCCCTCCTGCTGAAATTAAATTTTGAACAACATACTGACACTAAGATTTAGTGTTAACAAATGGTGTTCGGACTATAATAGCAAACTAATTAAAAAAAATCAAGAATAAAACAACATTAAATTTATTCTTACCATTCAGTTTTGTATGCGTTTTACTTTGTCGATTTATAAAATTCTATTTTTTATCATTTACAGCGATAATAAATTCTATTACGTTCATACAATATCATACCTTTAATCAAGAACGATAAATCGAAAAGGGATCTATATGGGAACTTATTATAAAAATTGATTTAAAGATAAATTAATGATTATTATGGGAAATTGGACGAGTGACTGCTATGAGAGGACCATTAAAAGGCGCTAAAATCGTCGTTGTTGATAATGATTAAGTAAATGGCGCAAAAACACTAGTTTATATTCAGGATAAAGTTGGAGAGGCACTCTTTCTAAACTTAGATACCTCCATTGAAGAAAATGCAAAACAAATGGGCGAGCAAACAATCGAATGTTATGAAAAATTAGATCTCGCAATCAATGATACTAGTGTAATAGGAAATCCCGTTCCAGTTCATGAATTAACTAAAGAAGAATAAAAGGATCATAAAAGAAGGCGAATTTAGCTTTTTCTATGGTCCTTTATATTGTTCATCTTATTTCAAATTAATTATTTTCTTCGCTATACTTGTGTAGATTTTGAAGATCTTAATTGCATAAGTTTTTCAATTAGGGAATTGACGACGCCACTACCACGACTCACAACTAGCCCAGTAACTATCTCCCCAACATATGGAACAACCATAGTTATTCCTAATATACTAAATAAATCTAACTTAGCACAAACACAAACTGCGATACTTAATATAATTGCTCCGATTTTTTTATAGCTTAATTTCCCATTATTTTTGAATAATGTATTGAATGTTTCAACGGCTGATTCTATCAGAATTGCGACTACGAC is a window from the Turicibacter bilis genome containing:
- a CDS encoding HAD family hydrolase, translating into MSKIAAFFDIDGTIYREGLITEVFKKIIKYELIEEDVWHNEVKPVYLKWDRREGDYDEYLLKMVDAYKQAILGVSKEHIDHVAQKVINQKGDRIYTFSRERMKWHKEQGHIVIAISGSPLELVSKMANKYKMDDFRGTIYETDEQGCYNGNVIPMWDAVSKQKAINELQAKYDIDLSKSYAYGDTTGDLTMFHAVGTPFAINPTKELITKLMEDEQLKEKINVIVERKDVKYKLDMNHIELL